Proteins from one Sphingomonas insulae genomic window:
- a CDS encoding response regulator transcription factor — MTSADYETGAAVYVVDDDRDLGAAVARLLCRHGHAAEPFLDPAMLLSVYSEAPAHCIVTDIMMGDLDGFGFADRVRTIDPAVAIVFMTACPTTANAVDSVRRYGGLDYLEKPLDETRLLAAVDEGVAWSRHQRSINARTAALSIRERQVFDLLVQGHSNKAVADLLGLSPKTVEDHRAAIVAKTGTNGLAQLIALTR; from the coding sequence ATGACGTCTGCTGATTATGAAACCGGCGCTGCCGTCTACGTCGTCGACGACGACCGTGATCTTGGGGCCGCAGTTGCCCGTCTGCTGTGCCGGCATGGACATGCCGCCGAACCATTTCTCGATCCAGCCATGTTGCTGTCGGTCTATTCGGAGGCGCCTGCGCATTGCATCGTCACCGACATCATGATGGGCGATCTCGACGGCTTCGGATTTGCCGACCGTGTGCGGACTATCGATCCAGCTGTCGCGATCGTCTTCATGACCGCCTGCCCGACGACCGCCAACGCCGTCGACTCCGTCCGACGGTATGGCGGGCTCGATTATCTCGAGAAGCCGCTGGACGAAACGCGTCTGCTCGCAGCCGTGGATGAAGGGGTCGCATGGTCCCGACACCAGCGCAGCATCAACGCCCGGACCGCCGCTCTTTCCATCCGCGAGCGGCAGGTCTTCGACCTGCTCGTGCAGGGCCATAGCAACAAGGCCGTCGCTGACCTGCTCGGCCTCAGCCCGAAAACCGTCGAAGACCATCGTGCTGCGATCGTCGCCAAGACCGGCACCAATGGCCTTGCCCAGCTCATCGCGCTGACGCGATGA
- a CDS encoding NADP-dependent oxidoreductase, translated as MKAYILDRYGKQPPLRLGDMPEPVPAADEVLVEIHAAGLNQLDAKIRDGAFKPILPYKPPFVLGHDLAGRVVSVGQGVRGFKPGDEVYARPRDGHIGTFAERIAVKQDDLALKPANLSMEEAASIPLVGLTVWQVLVERGNLKKGQKVLIHAGSGGVGTLAIQVARHLGATVATTASATNAELVRSLGADVVIDYKTQDFSQELSGYDVVLNSLDGTALDKSLKVLKPGGKLISISGPPDPAFAKAQGLNIVLRLLLRGTSAGIRRKAKRAGVDYSFLFMHADGGQLSKLTSLLEAGTIKPVVDRVFPFERMNDAMAQLDKGGAKGKLVVRVR; from the coding sequence ATGAAAGCCTATATTCTTGATCGCTACGGCAAGCAGCCGCCGCTGCGTCTTGGCGACATGCCTGAGCCTGTACCCGCAGCCGACGAGGTGCTGGTCGAAATCCACGCGGCCGGCCTCAACCAGCTCGACGCGAAGATCCGCGACGGCGCGTTCAAGCCCATCCTGCCCTACAAGCCGCCTTTCGTGCTCGGGCACGACCTGGCCGGCAGGGTGGTGTCCGTCGGTCAGGGGGTACGGGGGTTCAAGCCGGGCGACGAGGTCTATGCCCGCCCGCGCGACGGCCATATCGGCACCTTCGCCGAGCGGATCGCGGTGAAGCAGGACGACCTCGCGCTGAAACCCGCCAACCTGTCGATGGAGGAAGCTGCTTCGATCCCGCTCGTCGGGTTGACCGTCTGGCAGGTGCTGGTCGAGCGTGGGAACCTCAAAAAGGGGCAGAAGGTTCTGATACATGCCGGCTCGGGCGGGGTCGGCACGCTGGCGATCCAGGTCGCCAGGCATCTTGGCGCGACCGTCGCGACGACGGCGAGCGCGACCAACGCGGAGCTCGTCCGCAGCCTCGGCGCGGATGTCGTGATCGACTACAAGACGCAGGACTTTTCGCAGGAACTGTCCGGTTATGACGTCGTGCTCAACAGCCTGGACGGCACGGCGCTGGATAAGTCACTCAAGGTGCTCAAGCCCGGCGGCAAGCTGATCTCGATTTCCGGGCCGCCTGATCCGGCATTCGCGAAGGCGCAGGGGCTGAACATCGTCCTGCGCCTGTTGCTGCGCGGGACGAGTGCGGGCATCCGCCGCAAGGCGAAGCGGGCGGGCGTCGATTATTCGTTCCTGTTCATGCATGCCGATGGCGGGCAGCTGAGCAAGCTTACGTCGCTGCTGGAGGCCGGAACGATCAAACCCGTCGTCGACCGGGTCTTTCCGTTCGAGCGGATGAACGATGCAATGGCCCAGCTCGACAAGGGCGGGGCCAAGGGCAAGCTCGTGGTGCGCGTGCGATGA
- a CDS encoding alkene reductase: MSDLFSPYQLGPLTLPNRIVMAPLTRNRAAPGLLPSEHAAEYYSQRASAGLIITEATQVSAQAQGYQDTPGLYTPEQIAAWRTVTDAVHAKGGRIFVQLWHVGRVSHVDLHGGEAPVAPSAIRAEAKTFVNNGFADVSEPRALEPDELPGIVESFRQAAANAMEAGFDGVEVHGANGYLLDEFLRETANVRTDAYGGSIENRARLLLEVTAAVAGEIGANRTGVRLSPVSPASGIVPADDEQPQFDHVAEQLGAMKIAYLHVVEGATGGPRDAKPFDYGALRRKFGGTFLANNGFDKALAEEQLAAGKADLFAFGRGFIANPDFVERLKAGADLNPLDPSTLYGGGAKGYTDYPTLADAGGEGR; this comes from the coding sequence ATGAGCGATCTGTTCTCCCCGTACCAACTCGGCCCGCTGACGCTGCCCAATCGTATCGTCATGGCGCCGTTGACCCGCAACCGCGCCGCGCCCGGTCTTCTGCCAAGCGAGCATGCGGCGGAATATTACTCACAGCGCGCATCCGCCGGTCTCATCATCACCGAGGCGACACAGGTTTCGGCGCAGGCGCAAGGGTATCAGGACACGCCTGGCCTCTACACGCCCGAGCAAATTGCTGCATGGCGCACGGTGACCGACGCAGTCCATGCGAAGGGCGGTCGCATCTTCGTCCAGCTCTGGCATGTCGGGCGCGTCAGCCATGTCGATCTGCATGGTGGCGAGGCGCCGGTCGCCCCATCGGCGATCCGCGCAGAGGCTAAGACTTTCGTCAACAACGGCTTTGCCGACGTGTCGGAGCCGCGCGCGCTCGAACCGGACGAGCTGCCCGGCATCGTCGAGAGCTTCCGCCAGGCGGCCGCGAACGCGATGGAAGCCGGCTTCGACGGGGTCGAGGTGCATGGCGCTAACGGGTATCTGCTCGACGAATTCCTGCGCGAGACGGCGAACGTGCGAACCGACGCCTATGGCGGTTCAATCGAGAACCGCGCCCGTCTGCTGCTGGAGGTGACGGCCGCCGTTGCGGGTGAGATCGGCGCGAACCGGACCGGCGTGCGCCTGTCACCTGTTTCGCCTGCCAGCGGCATCGTGCCGGCGGACGATGAGCAGCCGCAGTTCGATCATGTTGCGGAGCAGCTGGGCGCGATGAAGATTGCCTATCTCCACGTCGTCGAGGGCGCGACCGGTGGGCCGCGCGATGCCAAGCCGTTCGACTATGGCGCGCTGCGCCGCAAGTTCGGCGGTACCTTCCTCGCCAACAACGGGTTCGACAAGGCACTCGCCGAGGAGCAGCTGGCGGCCGGCAAGGCCGACCTGTTCGCCTTCGGGCGCGGCTTCATCGCCAACCCCGATTTCGTCGAGCGGCTGAAAGCGGGTGCTGACCTCAATCCGCTCGACCCTTCCACGCTCTACGGTGGCGGTGCGAAGGGGTACACCGACTATCCGACACTGGCCGACGCCGGAGGAGAGGGCAGATGA
- a CDS encoding SDR family NAD(P)-dependent oxidoreductase — MTKPTILITGASTGIGATYADRFAKRGHDLVLVARDAARLTALAGTLSSQHGVAVDVLPADLTDTAQLATVETRLRDDAKIGILINNAGAGLNGTFIDQSTDAVDRLVALNTTSVVRLASAIAPRLAQVGEGAIVNIGSVVGLAPEFGMSIYGATKAFVLFLSQGLSLELGPKGVYVQAVLPAATRTELWGRAGADEASLPPMMDVNELVDAALVGFDRREGVTIPPLHDGTLWDAFDQARQAMLPHFGSVHPAPRYTAA; from the coding sequence ATGACCAAGCCGACCATTCTCATCACCGGCGCCTCGACCGGCATCGGCGCCACCTATGCTGATCGGTTCGCCAAGCGCGGCCACGATCTCGTACTAGTCGCCCGCGACGCGGCGCGGCTGACCGCACTGGCGGGGACGCTATCGTCGCAGCATGGCGTTGCCGTCGACGTGCTGCCCGCCGATCTGACCGACACCGCACAGTTGGCGACCGTCGAGACGCGACTGCGCGACGACGCTAAAATTGGCATCCTCATCAACAACGCCGGCGCGGGGTTGAACGGCACGTTCATCGATCAATCGACCGACGCCGTGGATCGGCTGGTCGCGCTCAACACCACCTCGGTCGTCCGCCTCGCCAGCGCAATCGCCCCGCGGCTGGCGCAAGTTGGCGAGGGCGCGATCGTCAACATCGGTTCGGTTGTTGGCCTTGCCCCCGAGTTCGGCATGAGCATCTATGGCGCGACCAAGGCCTTTGTCCTATTCCTGTCGCAGGGTTTGTCGCTCGAACTCGGACCCAAGGGGGTTTACGTCCAGGCGGTGCTGCCGGCGGCAACCCGCACGGAGCTGTGGGGCCGTGCCGGCGCCGACGAGGCAAGCCTTCCGCCGATGATGGACGTGAACGAGCTGGTCGATGCCGCGCTTGTCGGCTTCGACCGCCGCGAAGGCGTCACCATCCCACCGCTCCACGACGGCACTCTGTGGGACGCGTTCGATCAGGCGCGTCAGGCGATGCTGCCGCACTTCGGCTCGGTCCACCCCGCGCCCCGCTACACCGCAGCCTGA
- a CDS encoding TetR/AcrR family transcriptional regulator, producing the protein MRVSRDQMATNRVRILTEASRLFRERGFDAVTVSEVMKAAGQTHGGFYSHFASKDDLVAQTVAFALDGEGETMPDLQRWIDIYLSPLHRDHAGEGCPTASLAGLMRQQTPEARVAMAKGLEAQIDRFARSLPAGDPASRRRDAIGRWSAMVGALVMARAVDDPALADELLASTRAWIGAAGDPADSDISGETSR; encoded by the coding sequence ATGCGGGTCAGTCGCGACCAGATGGCGACGAACAGGGTACGCATCCTCACCGAGGCGAGCCGGCTGTTCCGCGAGCGCGGTTTCGATGCGGTGACCGTGTCGGAGGTGATGAAGGCCGCCGGGCAGACGCACGGCGGCTTCTACAGCCACTTCGCGTCCAAGGACGATCTGGTTGCCCAGACCGTTGCATTCGCCCTCGACGGAGAGGGTGAGACGATGCCTGATCTGCAACGCTGGATCGATATCTATCTGTCGCCGCTGCACCGCGATCATGCGGGCGAAGGATGCCCGACCGCCAGCTTGGCCGGGCTGATGCGTCAGCAGACGCCGGAAGCACGCGTCGCGATGGCCAAGGGTCTGGAGGCGCAGATCGACCGGTTTGCGCGCTCCTTGCCCGCGGGCGATCCGGCGTCACGCCGGCGCGATGCGATCGGGCGGTGGTCGGCGATGGTGGGTGCCCTCGTCATGGCGCGTGCGGTCGACGATCCGGCGCTGGCCGACGAGCTGCTGGCCAGCACGCGGGCGTGGATCGGGGCCGCAGGCGATCCTGCCGACAGCGACATATCAGGAGAAACCAGCCGATGA
- a CDS encoding PaaI family thioesterase gives MSEVMPEADGLAQVRALLATGRQPSMGETLRVSLVEVDRGRSVFEGRPDASVLNPMGGVHGGYAAAMLDSACGIAAHSSLKAGQAYTTLELKISYVRGLTKESGLCRAEGRVVSVGRRVAFAEASLHDERGRLCATATSTLLVFEAQPSP, from the coding sequence ATGAGCGAAGTGATGCCCGAGGCAGACGGTCTGGCGCAGGTCAGGGCGCTGCTCGCCACCGGCCGTCAACCATCGATGGGCGAGACGCTGCGCGTATCCCTCGTCGAGGTCGATCGCGGGCGGTCGGTGTTCGAGGGGCGGCCCGATGCGAGCGTCCTTAACCCGATGGGAGGCGTGCACGGCGGCTATGCCGCTGCAATGCTCGATAGCGCCTGTGGCATCGCCGCGCATTCGAGCCTGAAGGCCGGGCAAGCCTATACGACGCTGGAACTCAAGATATCCTACGTCCGGGGGCTGACCAAGGAGAGCGGGCTATGTCGCGCGGAGGGACGCGTCGTCTCGGTCGGTCGGCGCGTCGCATTCGCCGAAGCCTCTCTCCACGACGAGCGTGGACGCTTGTGCGCTACGGCTACATCCACGCTGCTGGTGTTCGAGGCCCAGCCGTCACCCTGA
- a CDS encoding RidA family protein produces the protein MAQRHAVFPAKRHALYEAHGYSAAIRSGDLLFVSGQVGSRDDGSPEPDFEAQVRLAFANLEATLRAGGCSFDDILDVTTFHTDPEQQFETIMAVKAEIFLKAPYPAWTALGVNWLAGFDFEIKVTARIPSEG, from the coding sequence ATGGCTCAGCGTCACGCAGTCTTCCCTGCGAAGCGGCACGCCCTCTACGAAGCTCACGGCTATTCGGCCGCTATACGGTCAGGCGATCTTCTGTTTGTCTCGGGTCAGGTTGGTAGCCGGGACGATGGCTCACCCGAACCCGACTTCGAAGCGCAGGTGCGACTAGCCTTTGCAAATCTGGAGGCCACGCTGCGGGCAGGCGGGTGTAGCTTCGACGACATTTTGGATGTCACGACATTCCATACCGATCCCGAGCAGCAATTCGAGACGATCATGGCCGTGAAAGCCGAAATATTTTTAAAGGCGCCGTATCCGGCGTGGACTGCGCTCGGGGTAAATTGGCTGGCGGGGTTCGACTTCGAGATCAAGGTCACAGCCCGCATACCGTCCGAAGGCTGA
- a CDS encoding TetR/AcrR family transcriptional regulator, protein MRRRVETMQENRTKLISAARKAFAASGFAGASMDHLTAEVGLTRGALYHSFGDKTGLLAAVVAQIDSEMAERARRAGSSAATDWQRLIAEGEAYIEMALDPEVRRIVLLDGPAFLGDPATWPSQNACLEVTKQAIAKLIADEVMQLVDVEAASRLLSGAAFNAALWVSASEDPEEALPQAIAAFRLMAEGYLKVR, encoded by the coding sequence ATGAGGCGACGCGTTGAAACCATGCAAGAAAACCGCACGAAACTGATCAGTGCGGCTCGCAAGGCATTTGCCGCTTCCGGTTTCGCGGGCGCGTCGATGGATCATTTGACTGCGGAGGTCGGCCTAACCCGCGGCGCGCTCTATCACAGCTTTGGCGACAAGACGGGTTTGCTGGCTGCCGTGGTTGCGCAAATTGATAGTGAAATGGCCGAGCGGGCGCGACGTGCGGGTTCTAGCGCTGCTACCGACTGGCAGCGGCTGATCGCTGAAGGTGAGGCCTACATCGAAATGGCGCTTGATCCCGAGGTTCGACGTATCGTGCTGCTGGATGGCCCGGCTTTCCTCGGCGACCCCGCGACATGGCCTTCCCAAAATGCCTGCCTCGAGGTCACCAAGCAGGCCATCGCCAAACTGATCGCGGACGAGGTCATGCAGTTAGTCGATGTCGAGGCCGCATCGCGACTCCTTAGCGGCGCAGCCTTCAATGCCGCCCTTTGGGTGTCCGCCAGCGAGGACCCGGAAGAAGCGCTTCCCCAAGCCATTGCTGCATTTCGACTGATGGCCGAAGGTTATCTAAAAGTGCGGTAG
- a CDS encoding serine hydrolase domain-containing protein, protein MMALLPIPAAAQQAAPTPSNIAVVEQGLTSAVVLAGTPAPRRTIEAEMRRLHVPGVSVAVLHGGAIEWSKGYGVTRAGGAAVTSDTLFQAGSISKPVTALAALRLVQQHRLTLDGDVNAQLRGWQLPTPPGEQVSLRELLSHTAGTTVHGFPGYAAGVVVPSVDDVLAGHAPANTKPVIVDTKPGTTWRYSGGGYTVIQKLIGDVTGKPFAAVLHDEVLRPAGMARSSFAQPLDAASLAIAAWPHDGSGKPVPGGPHTYPELAAAGLWSTPSDLLRYAVAVRDSVRGEKGSILDQSLATAMLTPGKGEWGLGLEVHPTPADRAFAHGGSNEGYENFLVAYTGSGDGVAVMTNGAQGAELGSEITRSVAAAYGWPSYHSIKRASVPIPGDIRARLIGTYVVSDLGSFSITAIGSGLAISLKEGVSEPLYASAPDSYFILSTDLVLRMGREPKVTGRLVMGSFDWPFTRETDAKP, encoded by the coding sequence ATGATGGCCCTGCTGCCCATCCCAGCAGCAGCTCAACAGGCTGCTCCCACGCCATCTAACATCGCTGTGGTCGAACAGGGGCTGACGTCGGCCGTTGTGTTGGCCGGTACACCCGCACCGCGCCGCACGATCGAAGCGGAGATGCGACGGCTGCATGTACCTGGAGTCAGCGTCGCCGTTCTGCATGGCGGCGCCATTGAATGGTCGAAGGGGTATGGAGTCACGCGAGCGGGCGGGGCAGCCGTGACATCGGATACACTGTTTCAGGCCGGCTCGATCAGCAAGCCGGTCACGGCACTGGCTGCGTTGCGCCTCGTCCAGCAGCACCGCTTGACGCTGGACGGCGATGTCAACGCGCAACTCAGGGGCTGGCAGCTGCCGACGCCACCCGGTGAACAGGTCAGCTTACGCGAATTGCTGTCGCATACGGCGGGAACCACGGTGCATGGCTTCCCCGGCTACGCTGCCGGGGTCGTAGTGCCGAGCGTCGACGACGTGCTAGCCGGACATGCCCCCGCAAACACCAAACCGGTTATCGTGGATACGAAGCCCGGAACGACGTGGCGCTATTCCGGTGGTGGCTACACGGTCATTCAGAAACTGATTGGCGACGTGACGGGTAAGCCATTCGCCGCGGTTCTCCACGACGAGGTGCTTCGGCCCGCCGGCATGGCGCGCAGCAGCTTCGCCCAGCCGCTCGATGCCGCTTCGCTGGCGATCGCCGCCTGGCCACATGACGGGTCGGGCAAGCCCGTGCCCGGCGGACCTCACACCTATCCGGAGCTGGCCGCCGCTGGTCTGTGGAGCACGCCAAGCGATTTGCTGCGCTACGCCGTTGCCGTGCGCGACAGTGTGCGTGGCGAGAAAGGCAGCATTCTCGATCAATCGCTGGCAACCGCAATGCTGACGCCCGGCAAGGGGGAATGGGGCCTCGGTCTTGAAGTGCACCCGACACCTGCCGATCGCGCGTTCGCGCATGGCGGCAGCAACGAGGGATACGAGAATTTCCTGGTCGCCTATACCGGGTCGGGCGACGGGGTGGCGGTCATGACGAACGGTGCCCAAGGTGCCGAACTGGGATCGGAAATCACCCGCAGCGTGGCTGCCGCCTACGGCTGGCCTAGCTACCACAGCATCAAGCGCGCGAGCGTGCCGATCCCAGGCGACATCCGCGCTCGCCTGATCGGAACCTACGTCGTCTCCGATCTCGGCTCCTTCTCGATCACCGCGATCGGATCGGGCTTGGCTATCTCGCTTAAGGAGGGTGTCAGCGAACCGCTCTATGCGTCGGCGCCGGACAGTTATTTCATCCTTTCAACCGACTTGGTGCTACGTATGGGCCGCGAGCCTAAGGTCACTGGGCGGCTCGTCATGGGATCTTTCGACTGGCCGTTCACAAGAGAAACGGATGCTAAACCCTGA
- a CDS encoding SDR family oxidoreductase: MTDDPRPSHPTSFPDEPQQPRPGLTTEMRTKPDHGEDSYVGKGLLKDKTALITGGDSGIGRAVAIAYAREGADVAISYLAEEQVDAEETRAWVEKTGQRCLLLPGDIRDRDHCSRLIERTVAEFGRLDVLVNNAAAQTMNEGLESIDDDEMQGAFAANVFAMIRLAKAAAPRMKPGATIINTTSEQAKVAGKNMIVYAATKGAISSLTVGLSNLLASDGIRVNAVAPGPIWTPIQPIAKSPQELETLGQDTPIGRAGQPGELAPAYVLLASSEGSYMSGNVVAVTGGVPIS; this comes from the coding sequence ATGACCGACGATCCGCGCCCCAGCCACCCCACAAGCTTCCCTGACGAGCCGCAGCAGCCCCGCCCCGGTCTCACGACAGAGATGCGAACCAAGCCCGATCATGGCGAGGATAGCTACGTCGGCAAGGGACTGCTCAAGGACAAGACGGCGTTGATCACCGGCGGTGACTCCGGCATCGGACGGGCAGTCGCGATCGCGTATGCGCGCGAGGGTGCGGATGTCGCCATATCCTATCTGGCCGAGGAGCAGGTCGATGCCGAGGAAACACGAGCATGGGTCGAGAAGACAGGACAGCGTTGCCTCCTGCTGCCGGGAGACATCCGTGACCGGGATCACTGCTCGCGCCTCATTGAACGGACGGTGGCCGAATTTGGCAGGCTGGACGTCCTCGTCAACAACGCCGCTGCGCAGACTATGAACGAGGGGCTGGAAAGCATCGACGACGACGAGATGCAAGGTGCCTTCGCTGCCAACGTCTTTGCGATGATCCGTCTCGCCAAGGCGGCCGCGCCGCGCATGAAGCCGGGTGCAACGATCATCAACACGACGAGCGAGCAGGCGAAGGTCGCAGGCAAGAACATGATAGTTTATGCGGCCACGAAAGGCGCGATATCGAGTCTTACGGTAGGATTGTCCAACCTCCTGGCGAGCGACGGCATTCGGGTAAACGCAGTGGCGCCTGGCCCGATCTGGACCCCCATTCAGCCGATCGCCAAGTCCCCGCAGGAGCTGGAAACGCTTGGTCAGGACACGCCAATCGGACGCGCTGGGCAGCCGGGAGAACTTGCCCCCGCCTACGTGCTGCTCGCGTCTTCGGAGGGCAGCTACATGTCCGGCAACGTCGTCGCCGTTACGGGCGGCGTCCCTATTTCCTGA
- a CDS encoding tyrosine-type recombinase/integrase, with amino-acid sequence MGHSSMDPAFHELRPWNEGRLIGAKRALKQQQVWAIRFWLDQHRRLRDRALFDFAIDSKLRGCDVVRVRIGDVVSGGRVRDRAVVVQQKTKRPVQFELMDTARKTMRAWLERRGGTLNDFVFPSRNDYMAHMSTRQYARLVNEWVVGIGLPAQDYGTHSLRRTKASIIYKATGNLRAVQILLGHAKIDSTVRYLGVDVEDALELAERTEV; translated from the coding sequence ATGGGGCATTCGTCGATGGACCCCGCCTTTCACGAACTTCGACCCTGGAACGAGGGCCGGCTTATCGGTGCAAAGCGGGCGCTGAAACAGCAACAGGTCTGGGCCATTCGCTTCTGGCTCGACCAGCATAGACGACTGCGCGACCGAGCGCTGTTCGACTTCGCCATCGACAGCAAGCTGCGCGGCTGCGATGTGGTCAGGGTGCGGATCGGCGATGTAGTTTCCGGCGGGCGCGTCCGTGACCGCGCCGTCGTGGTTCAGCAGAAGACCAAACGACCGGTCCAGTTCGAGCTGATGGATACCGCACGAAAGACGATGCGGGCGTGGTTGGAGCGGCGCGGCGGGACACTGAACGACTTCGTTTTCCCAAGTCGAAACGACTACATGGCTCACATGAGCACGCGGCAATATGCCCGCCTCGTGAACGAGTGGGTGGTCGGCATCGGCCTTCCGGCTCAGGATTACGGGACGCACTCGCTTCGGCGCACGAAAGCATCGATCATCTACAAGGCGACTGGCAATCTCCGCGCCGTTCAGATTTTACTCGGCCATGCCAAGATCGATAGCACGGTCCGCTACTTGGGCGTTGACGTGGAGGACGCTTTGGAACTGGCCGAACGCACTGAGGTCTGA
- a CDS encoding GAF domain-containing protein gives MMIVTARDDERRMLKSLFRERKRSHAVRGLSILGSAPEPIFDRFVAAAANAFDAPIALMSLIHDDQQWFKAGHGLVIDCIPRDSGFCSFTLDRPDIMETADPQADPRFANLPVVAGEPHIRYYIGAPLRRVSGIDVGALCILDTKRRSPASPDQKAYLIGLARQASTALEARLDLLQRGAAA, from the coding sequence ATGATGATTGTCACCGCGCGCGATGACGAGAGACGAATGCTGAAGAGCCTGTTTAGAGAGCGAAAACGCTCTCATGCCGTTCGTGGCTTAAGCATTCTAGGTTCTGCTCCCGAACCCATATTCGATCGTTTCGTCGCCGCTGCGGCCAACGCATTCGATGCGCCGATCGCGCTTATGTCACTGATCCATGATGATCAACAGTGGTTCAAGGCGGGGCACGGCCTCGTCATTGATTGCATTCCGCGCGACAGCGGGTTTTGCAGCTTTACGCTTGATCGGCCCGATATAATGGAGACCGCCGACCCTCAAGCCGACCCGCGGTTCGCCAACCTGCCTGTTGTCGCCGGCGAACCTCACATCCGCTACTATATCGGAGCGCCGCTTCGACGAGTAAGCGGTATCGATGTAGGGGCGTTATGCATCCTCGACACCAAGCGACGATCCCCCGCATCGCCAGACCAGAAAGCCTATCTAATCGGGCTGGCACGGCAGGCGTCGACGGCGCTTGAGGCGCGATTGGATCTGCTCCAGCGAGGTGCCGCAGCATGA